One window of the Euwallacea similis isolate ESF13 chromosome 28, ESF131.1, whole genome shotgun sequence genome contains the following:
- the LOC136417365 gene encoding cathepsin L-like proteinase, with the protein MFVKMFLLCCLIAAVSANQEEFDNFKLKFGKAYATASDHQQRYEIFKSNLQEIQEHNDKYDQGLVSWFKAVNQFCDLTTEEFKTLYLTRNMLEDDHSEHHKVHELITEIPDKIDWRTEGYVTAVKDQGMCGSCWAFSTTGTLEGAYAKKYGKLVEFSEQELIDCSTISAGYNCKGCCGGRMDEALRYVIDHGIVTEEFYPYQEKMAICRQNGSVFQISDVIKIPKNDEDSLKNAVGSVGPVSVALNCDDIKNYGGGIYDNEECSTVVNHAVLAVGYDSADGMDYWIFKNQWNTTWGEDGYIRMKIGKNLCGLARQACYAKV; encoded by the exons ATGtttgttaaaatgttccttttgTGCTGCTTAATTGCAGCTGTAAGTGCAAACCAAGAagaatttgacaattttaaa CTCAAATTTGGCAAAGCTTATGCTACTGCAAGCGACCATCAGCAACGCTATGAAATATTCAAGAGTAATCTGCAAGAGATTCAGGAACATAATGACAAATACGACCAAGGGTTAGTTTCATGGTTCAAGGCTGTCAATCAGTTTTGCGATCTGACTACTGAAGAATTCAAAACTCTCTATCTGACTCGGAACATGCTAGAGGATGATCATTCTGAACATCACAAGGTTCATGAATTAATAACCGAAATTCCGGACAAAATCGACTGGAGAACTGAAGGTTACGTTACTGCAGTTAAGGACCAGGGAATGTGTGGGTCTTGCTGGGCTTTCAGCAct ACTGGCACTTTGGAAGGTGCTTACGCAAAGAAGTACGGGAAACTGGTTGAGTTCAGTGAGCAAGAATTGATAGACTGTTCTACTATCTCAGCGGGATATAATTGTAAAGGTTGCTGTGGTGGACGTATGGACGAAGCTTTGCGTTATGTCATAGACCATGGAATAGTCACTGAAGAATTTTATCCATACCAAGAGAAAATGGCAATTTGCAGGCAAAATGGAAGTGTATTTCAAATCAGTGATGTCATAAAGATTCCAAAAAACGATGAGGATAGCCTGAAGAATGCTGTAGGCTCTGTGGGTCCAGTTTCCGTAGCCCTCAATTGCGACGACATCAAAAACTATGGAGGAGGCATTTACGACAATGAAGAATGCTCAACTGTAGTCAATCACGCAGTGCTTGCCGTTGGATATGATAGTGCAGATGGTATGGATTACTGGATATTCAAAAACCAGTGGAACACCACGTGGGGAGAAGATGGCTATATAAGGatgaaaattggtaaaaatttgtgTGGTCTTGCCAGACAAGCATGCTATGCTAAGGTCTAA